In one Chitinophaga sancti genomic region, the following are encoded:
- a CDS encoding response regulator, protein MSKRGKNIFLADDDADDCLLFEDALKEVANDITLTTISDGKELMDMLEERVPPAPDMIFLDLNMPRKNGFECLREIRTDQRLKSIPVIIFSTSSQPEFIEQVFISGANRYIRKPSSFSELMKAIAEMLSIDWDTSERFPKRDNFFISF, encoded by the coding sequence ATGTCTAAACGTGGAAAGAATATATTTTTAGCCGATGATGACGCTGACGATTGTCTGCTTTTTGAAGACGCACTCAAAGAGGTGGCAAACGACATTACACTGACTACAATTTCGGATGGTAAAGAACTCATGGATATGTTAGAAGAGCGCGTTCCCCCGGCTCCGGACATGATCTTCCTGGACTTGAATATGCCCCGTAAAAATGGTTTTGAATGTTTGCGGGAAATCCGGACAGATCAACGCCTCAAGTCCATTCCTGTTATTATCTTTTCTACCTCATCTCAACCGGAATTTATCGAACAGGTGTTCATTTCAGGAGCTAACCGATATATCAGGAAGCCATCTTCCTTTTCGGAGCTGATGAAAGCAATAGCAGAAATGTTGTCTATTGATTGGGATACCAGTGAGAGATTTCCTAAACGGGATAATTTCTTTATCTCTTTTTAA
- a CDS encoding type IA DNA topoisomerase, giving the protein MKVCIAEKPSVARDIAEVIGAKTRKDGYYEGNGYQVTWTFGHFCTLKEPHDYTEQWKFWRLEDLPMIPSHFGIKLIENGGVEKQFKVIESLVQACDEVINCGDAGQEGELIQRWVLLKAQCTVPVKRLWISSLTVQAIQDGFQKLKDASQYDNLYAAGSARAIGDWLLGMNATRLFTKKFAIGKTVLSIGRVQTPTLAMIVQRQKEINAFVSEEYWELKTIYRETEFTATIDRIKNLDRANKGLEYLKQHPFEITSFEKKEGKEGNPRLFDLTGLQVEANKKFGFTADDTLKYIQNLYEKKLTTYPRVDTTYLSEDLHPKVAGILQDLKPYANLTAPILANPIPKLKSVFDDKKVTDHHAIIPTGEYPSNLPLEEKRIYDLVARRFIAAFYPECKISNTTVLGVVGQVEFKVTGKQILEPGWKEVYANDAPAPKESKDGKEEVEEKVLPVFVVGETGPHTPRVHQGKTTPPKAFTEATLLRAMETAGKQVDDEEMRELMKDNGIGRPSTRANIIETLFRRKYIEKRKKNLFATQTGMDLIDTITSDLLKSAELTGQWERKLRQIEKGEYQLDTFKQELIQMVVDLTREVKNASYKTIVAVQTPPPAPEKEKAKEEKPKKAPKPKQEIASLQCPKCKEHPLIKGNAAYGCANFKVCGFKVPFESYGKKLSDKQLADLLTKGKTTKLKGLKLPDGTEVEGKLVLNTEFNISVEK; this is encoded by the coding sequence ATGAAGGTTTGCATTGCAGAAAAACCCAGTGTCGCCCGCGACATCGCTGAAGTAATCGGCGCTAAAACACGCAAAGATGGATACTATGAAGGAAACGGGTACCAGGTCACCTGGACCTTCGGGCACTTCTGTACCCTCAAAGAACCCCACGATTACACCGAGCAATGGAAATTCTGGCGCCTGGAAGATCTCCCCATGATCCCCTCCCACTTCGGGATCAAACTCATTGAAAACGGAGGGGTGGAAAAGCAATTCAAAGTCATAGAATCATTAGTACAAGCCTGCGATGAGGTCATCAACTGCGGGGATGCCGGGCAGGAAGGAGAACTCATTCAACGCTGGGTATTACTCAAAGCCCAATGCACCGTACCCGTAAAAAGGCTGTGGATCTCCTCCCTGACTGTACAAGCCATCCAGGACGGTTTCCAGAAACTGAAAGATGCCAGCCAGTACGACAACCTCTACGCTGCCGGCAGTGCCCGCGCTATTGGCGACTGGCTGCTGGGTATGAATGCCACCCGACTGTTCACCAAGAAATTTGCCATCGGCAAAACCGTTTTGTCTATCGGCCGTGTGCAAACCCCTACCCTCGCCATGATCGTACAAAGGCAAAAAGAAATCAACGCCTTCGTATCAGAAGAATACTGGGAACTCAAAACCATCTACCGCGAAACAGAATTCACTGCCACCATTGACCGTATCAAAAACCTGGATAGGGCCAATAAAGGACTGGAATACCTGAAGCAACACCCTTTCGAAATCACCAGTTTCGAAAAGAAAGAAGGAAAAGAAGGAAATCCCCGCTTATTTGACCTCACAGGCCTGCAGGTAGAAGCCAACAAGAAATTTGGCTTTACTGCAGACGATACTTTAAAATATATCCAGAACCTGTACGAGAAGAAACTGACCACCTACCCAAGGGTAGATACCACCTACCTCTCGGAAGACCTGCATCCTAAAGTAGCAGGCATCTTACAGGACCTGAAACCATACGCGAACCTGACCGCCCCTATCCTGGCGAACCCGATTCCTAAACTCAAATCCGTCTTCGACGATAAAAAGGTTACAGATCACCATGCCATCATCCCTACCGGTGAATATCCCAGTAATTTACCACTGGAAGAAAAGCGCATCTATGACCTGGTAGCCAGGCGCTTTATCGCCGCATTCTATCCCGAGTGTAAGATCTCGAATACCACCGTACTGGGTGTAGTAGGCCAGGTAGAATTCAAGGTAACAGGTAAGCAGATCCTCGAACCCGGCTGGAAAGAAGTGTATGCCAATGATGCACCCGCTCCTAAAGAATCCAAAGACGGGAAAGAAGAAGTTGAAGAAAAAGTACTACCGGTATTCGTAGTGGGTGAAACCGGCCCCCATACCCCAAGGGTACACCAGGGTAAAACCACTCCCCCCAAGGCATTTACAGAAGCAACCCTGCTCCGTGCCATGGAAACCGCCGGTAAGCAGGTAGACGATGAAGAAATGAGAGAACTGATGAAGGACAACGGCATCGGCCGCCCCTCCACCCGTGCAAACATCATCGAAACCCTGTTCAGACGAAAATACATAGAGAAAAGAAAAAAGAACCTCTTCGCCACCCAGACAGGCATGGACCTGATCGATACCATCACCTCAGACCTGCTGAAAAGTGCTGAACTGACGGGCCAGTGGGAACGGAAATTAAGACAGATAGAAAAAGGGGAATACCAGCTGGATACCTTCAAACAAGAGCTGATCCAGATGGTAGTAGACCTGACCCGGGAAGTGAAAAACGCCTCTTACAAAACCATCGTAGCCGTACAAACACCCCCACCAGCACCCGAGAAAGAGAAAGCCAAAGAAGAGAAACCCAAAAAAGCACCTAAACCCAAACAGGAAATTGCCAGCCTGCAATGCCCTAAGTGTAAAGAGCACCCTTTGATCAAAGGAAATGCAGCCTATGGCTGTGCCAATTTCAAAGTTTGTGGATTTAAGGTTCCTTTTGAATCTTATGGTAAGAAATTGTCTGATAAGCAACTGGCGGACCTGCTTACCAAAGGGAAAACCACTAAACTGAAAGGGCTGAAACTACCTGACGGCACAGAGGTAGAGGGTAAACTGGTACTGAACACTGAATTCAACATTTCAGTAGAAAAATAA
- a CDS encoding DUF4349 domain-containing protein: MQASIKARFWRFFRWGAGVFCFLFIFRLIYGYVASNTSSTGDYYENYFDQVNGLRKNYATSKMKMSPTATPQPDFSTNQKYEKTAVVRTTSSEFQKDEENIRKKIDGYKAMIQYEKALGRKGDRELHLMIGVNPEKFDSFYHEIQRIGVINSMSITKVDKTNEYRQLNAQKISLEKTVASLEALKHQTGGNQELLPIYDRQLELEDKLQNLGVDLGNFNTENEFCTVKLSLYEGATAQSISFIHRVKIALQWTIHYFTYTVIGFTVLAIFVFILLLIIDKLNILGILKQ, encoded by the coding sequence ATGCAAGCCTCAATTAAGGCCAGGTTCTGGCGTTTCTTCCGCTGGGGGGCGGGAGTGTTCTGTTTCCTCTTCATTTTCAGACTGATTTATGGGTATGTAGCGTCGAATACGAGCAGTACCGGGGATTACTATGAGAATTACTTTGACCAGGTGAATGGGTTGAGAAAGAACTATGCTACCTCTAAAATGAAAATGTCGCCTACGGCAACACCACAACCTGACTTTTCTACCAACCAGAAGTATGAAAAGACAGCCGTGGTCAGAACCACCAGTAGTGAGTTCCAGAAAGATGAAGAGAACATCCGGAAAAAGATCGATGGTTATAAAGCCATGATCCAGTATGAAAAAGCATTAGGCAGGAAAGGAGATCGTGAATTGCATTTGATGATCGGCGTAAATCCGGAAAAGTTTGATTCCTTTTATCATGAGATACAGAGAATTGGTGTGATCAATTCAATGTCGATTACCAAAGTGGATAAGACAAATGAGTACAGGCAGTTGAATGCACAGAAGATCTCCTTAGAGAAAACAGTGGCCTCACTGGAAGCCTTGAAACACCAGACAGGTGGCAACCAGGAATTGCTACCTATTTATGACAGGCAATTGGAACTGGAAGATAAATTACAAAACCTGGGTGTTGATTTAGGAAATTTCAATACAGAGAATGAATTCTGTACCGTGAAATTGTCTTTGTATGAAGGTGCGACGGCCCAATCCATTTCGTTTATCCACCGGGTCAAAATTGCTTTGCAGTGGACGATCCATTACTTCACGTATACAGTCATCGGCTTTACAGTACTTGCGATTTTTGTATTTATACTGTTGTTGATTATAGACAAGCTTAACATACTGGGTATCTTAAAGCAATAA
- a CDS encoding FAD-dependent oxidoreductase, whose amino-acid sequence MPEKDTEKNTNQPIILCIDDDPQVLRAIVRDIKNKYRQHYKIISTADVQEALNSLLELKNKGETIAMFISDQRMPVMDGVTFLEKALKFYPDAKRVLLTAYSDTDAAIKAINTVQLDYYLVKPWDPPEDKLYPVIDDLLDDWKSDYHPEFKGIKVVGYQYSRTCHAIKDFLAGNLIPYKWLDVRTTQEACKLLALNGLDEKDVPVIFFEDGTYLSNPSIQETASKVGLNPQIKHEVYDVVIIGAGPAGLAAGVYGASEGLKTLLIEKRAPGGQAGTSSRIENYLGFPKGLSGADLARRAISQAQRLGTEFITPQSVKAIEQKDGYNKVIMEDGTFVNSRSVVITTGVDYRTLDTKGVADFTGAGIYYGAAMTEAPACKDKDVFIVGGGNSAGQAAMYLSKFARNVSILIRREDLSSTMSAYLVDRIVETPNIHVRAFSEVVEARGSDRLECLVISNIKTGEQTQEHADGLYIFIGAKPFTEWLEMNIIKNDKGFIETGRDLFTHPEFEKIWKQERDPYLLETSCPGIFAAGDVRANAMNRVAAAVGEGSMAISFVHKYLAEVK is encoded by the coding sequence ATGCCAGAGAAAGACACTGAGAAAAATACGAATCAGCCCATTATTCTTTGTATTGACGATGATCCGCAGGTATTGCGGGCCATTGTACGTGACATAAAAAACAAGTACAGACAGCATTATAAAATAATCAGTACCGCCGATGTGCAGGAAGCCCTCAATAGTCTGCTGGAACTGAAGAACAAGGGAGAAACGATTGCCATGTTCATCAGCGATCAGCGGATGCCCGTGATGGATGGGGTGACCTTCCTGGAAAAAGCACTTAAGTTCTACCCCGATGCAAAAAGAGTATTGCTCACCGCATATTCTGATACCGATGCAGCCATCAAAGCCATCAATACCGTACAGCTGGATTACTACCTCGTAAAGCCATGGGATCCACCGGAGGATAAGCTCTACCCGGTGATAGATGACCTGCTGGACGACTGGAAGAGTGATTACCACCCGGAATTCAAAGGCATCAAGGTGGTTGGCTACCAGTACTCACGCACCTGCCATGCTATCAAAGATTTCCTGGCCGGCAACCTCATTCCCTATAAATGGCTGGATGTACGCACCACACAGGAAGCCTGCAAGCTCCTTGCCCTGAATGGACTGGATGAAAAAGATGTACCGGTGATCTTCTTCGAAGATGGTACCTACCTCTCCAATCCTTCTATCCAGGAAACAGCCAGCAAAGTAGGCCTGAATCCACAGATCAAACACGAAGTATACGATGTAGTGATTATAGGTGCGGGTCCTGCGGGCCTGGCAGCAGGTGTGTACGGGGCTTCTGAAGGATTGAAAACCCTGCTCATTGAAAAACGTGCCCCTGGTGGACAAGCCGGAACCAGCTCCCGGATTGAAAACTACTTAGGTTTTCCAAAAGGGCTGAGTGGCGCAGACCTGGCCCGCAGAGCTATTTCACAGGCACAACGTTTAGGTACTGAATTCATCACGCCTCAATCGGTGAAAGCCATCGAACAAAAGGATGGTTATAATAAGGTCATCATGGAAGATGGCACTTTTGTAAACAGCAGAAGTGTGGTGATCACTACCGGTGTAGACTATCGTACCCTGGATACAAAAGGTGTGGCTGACTTTACCGGTGCCGGCATTTACTACGGTGCAGCGATGACAGAAGCACCTGCCTGCAAAGACAAGGATGTGTTCATCGTAGGTGGCGGCAACTCTGCCGGCCAGGCAGCAATGTACCTTTCCAAGTTTGCACGGAATGTGAGTATCCTGATCCGCAGGGAAGATCTGTCCAGCACCATGTCTGCCTACCTGGTAGACCGCATCGTGGAAACGCCGAATATCCATGTACGTGCATTCTCCGAAGTGGTGGAAGCCAGGGGTTCTGACAGACTGGAATGCCTGGTCATTTCCAATATCAAAACAGGCGAACAAACGCAGGAACATGCAGATGGCCTGTATATCTTCATTGGTGCGAAGCCGTTTACAGAATGGCTGGAAATGAATATCATCAAGAATGACAAGGGCTTTATAGAAACCGGGCGTGACCTGTTCACCCATCCTGAATTTGAAAAGATCTGGAAACAGGAGAGAGATCCTTACCTGCTGGAAACCAGCTGTCCGGGCATCTTTGCTGCTGGCGACGTAAGGGCCAATGCCATGAACAGGGTGGCAGCAGCTGTAGGCGAAGGATCAATGGCAATCAGTTTTGTACACAAATACCTCGCAGAGGTGAAATAA
- a CDS encoding UBP-type zinc finger domain-containing protein produces MAAICSHITSIKTLKVDEEHVCEECVKIGSDWVHLRTCQTCGATLCCDQSPEKHMTKHFHKTQHPVVISAQPGERWLWCYVDEQFAEY; encoded by the coding sequence ATGGCAGCAATTTGTTCACATATTACATCGATTAAGACACTGAAAGTGGATGAAGAGCATGTGTGCGAGGAATGTGTAAAGATAGGATCTGACTGGGTACATCTCAGAACCTGTCAGACCTGCGGTGCAACATTGTGTTGCGATCAGTCGCCCGAAAAGCATATGACGAAGCATTTTCATAAAACACAGCACCCGGTAGTAATATCGGCACAGCCGGGAGAAAGGTGGCTGTGGTGTTACGTAGATGAACAATTCGCTGAATATTAA
- a CDS encoding alpha-N-acetylglucosaminidase — translation MKVFSRVLSICGFVMFAHSSVSAQLNKPAALALIKRVLPERAASFEVGELPASEAKDVFEIAPHQGKILLKGNNGVAVAAALYYYLTEYAHCQITWNGTQLKLPAKLPVPAATVRKTTPYQYRYYLNYCTFNYTMSWWDWKRWQKEIDWMAMHGINMPLAITGEEYTWYEVYKQMGFTDKELEGFFCGPAYFSWFWMGNLDGWGGPLPLSWMKSHKTLQQQILKQERDLGMKPVLPAFTGHVPAAFKKKYPNAKLKATNWNNGFADTYILDSEDPLFAKIGKQFLETQAKLFGTDHLYSADTFNENEPPSDDPEFLSKLSARIYDGMRQADTAAVWVMQGWLFYSDRKFWKAPQIEALLKAVPDNKMILLDLAAEIEPVWKRTDAFYGKPWIWNQLNNFGGNVNLFGRLEGVAAGPAMALQDRDSKNLKGIGLTMEAIENNPVIYELTMQHTWQTEPVQLDEWLRKYARNRYGVDNDSLVQAWQVLRKTAYNGQAIRDGAESIITGRPTFDSTTTWTRTKLNYAPLDLIPAWDLFIQASKKGVRTDGFTYDLVDVTRQVMANYATPLQQQWVRAYKAHNMSAFQKYSNAYLELIDDMDRLLATRKDFLLGPWIASARNWGTTPAEKALYEQNARDLITLWGDAESPLHEYANRQWSGLLKDFYKVRWEQFFDYLMTEENPDFKAFGKKISQWEWQFVNTQKNYPLKTSGDPVVVSQQLYTKYHDLIVAAYER, via the coding sequence ATGAAAGTTTTTAGCAGGGTCCTTAGTATCTGTGGGTTCGTCATGTTTGCACATTCATCTGTGTCAGCACAATTGAATAAGCCGGCAGCGCTGGCGCTCATTAAACGGGTACTACCCGAAAGAGCGGCTTCTTTTGAAGTAGGGGAGCTTCCCGCTTCTGAAGCAAAGGACGTATTTGAAATTGCACCACACCAGGGAAAGATCTTATTAAAAGGAAATAACGGGGTGGCTGTAGCTGCTGCCCTGTATTATTACCTGACTGAGTATGCCCATTGCCAGATTACCTGGAATGGCACGCAGCTGAAACTGCCTGCAAAATTACCGGTGCCGGCAGCAACGGTAAGGAAGACTACTCCTTATCAATACAGGTATTACCTGAACTATTGCACCTTCAACTACACCATGAGCTGGTGGGATTGGAAGCGCTGGCAAAAAGAGATAGACTGGATGGCTATGCATGGCATCAATATGCCCCTGGCCATTACCGGTGAAGAATATACCTGGTACGAAGTATATAAACAAATGGGCTTTACCGACAAGGAACTGGAAGGGTTCTTTTGTGGACCAGCTTACTTTTCCTGGTTCTGGATGGGCAATTTAGATGGCTGGGGAGGCCCCTTGCCGCTCAGCTGGATGAAAAGTCATAAAACCCTGCAACAGCAGATCTTAAAACAGGAGCGTGACTTAGGCATGAAGCCGGTATTGCCTGCGTTTACCGGGCATGTACCAGCTGCTTTCAAAAAGAAATATCCTAATGCAAAACTGAAGGCTACCAACTGGAACAATGGTTTTGCAGATACATATATCCTGGATTCAGAAGATCCTTTGTTTGCAAAGATTGGTAAGCAGTTCCTGGAAACACAGGCTAAATTGTTCGGAACAGATCATTTGTATTCAGCCGATACGTTCAATGAAAATGAACCTCCTTCTGATGATCCGGAGTTCCTGTCTAAACTGAGTGCGCGCATTTATGACGGAATGAGACAGGCTGATACTGCTGCAGTGTGGGTCATGCAGGGATGGTTATTTTATAGTGACCGTAAATTCTGGAAAGCGCCACAGATTGAAGCACTGTTAAAAGCAGTACCGGATAATAAGATGATCTTATTAGACCTGGCGGCAGAAATTGAACCCGTGTGGAAAAGAACGGATGCATTTTATGGTAAGCCCTGGATCTGGAACCAGCTGAATAATTTTGGTGGAAATGTGAATTTATTCGGTCGCCTGGAAGGTGTAGCGGCAGGACCAGCAATGGCATTGCAGGACCGGGATTCAAAGAACCTGAAAGGGATTGGATTAACGATGGAAGCCATTGAGAACAATCCTGTGATCTATGAACTGACGATGCAGCATACCTGGCAAACGGAACCGGTGCAGCTGGATGAGTGGCTGAGAAAATATGCACGTAACCGTTATGGTGTGGATAATGATTCACTGGTGCAGGCATGGCAGGTGTTGCGTAAGACAGCTTATAATGGACAGGCGATCCGCGATGGCGCAGAGTCTATCATTACCGGCCGGCCTACTTTTGATAGCACTACTACCTGGACAAGGACAAAGCTGAATTATGCCCCCCTGGATTTAATTCCTGCATGGGATTTATTCATACAGGCATCAAAGAAAGGTGTGCGTACAGATGGATTTACTTATGACCTGGTAGATGTGACCCGGCAGGTGATGGCGAACTATGCTACACCGCTGCAACAGCAGTGGGTAAGGGCTTACAAGGCTCATAATATGAGCGCATTTCAGAAGTATAGCAATGCCTACCTGGAGTTGATTGATGATATGGATCGTTTATTGGCAACGAGAAAGGATTTCCTCCTGGGGCCATGGATTGCCAGTGCAAGAAACTGGGGAACGACGCCTGCAGAGAAAGCGCTGTATGAGCAGAATGCCCGTGACCTGATCACCTTGTGGGGGGATGCAGAAAGCCCCTTGCATGAATATGCAAACAGGCAATGGAGTGGATTGCTGAAAGATTTCTATAAGGTACGCTGGGAGCAGTTCTTTGATTACCTGATGACGGAAGAGAATCCGGATTTCAAAGCATTTGGTAAGAAGATCAGCCAGTGGGAATGGCAGTTTGTGAATACGCAGAAGAATTATCCGTTGAAGACGAGTGGTGATCCGGTAGTGGTATCACAGCAGCTATATACAAAATATCATGACCTTATAGTGGCAGCTTATGAAAGATAA
- a CDS encoding ATP-binding protein: MVNISTEWLQSVEAFKDVPVVQLQWLAENSEPKTLHPGEFMFKPDDPLNATYILLSGKIRLYYLQNNDPVEILVMEAGTISGYLPFSRGLKATIYSEAVEESQLMVFPIEKIDDMIHTQFELTQALVHVMTNRVRDYTTMMRQNEKMMALGKLSAGLAHELNNPAAAIVRGASSLRKHLQLMPDTFQDIMAIQMTPEDVTFVKEKMFAILKSTDRPKLSMMERGEKEDAMVDWLDNHDVANAMEMAENFVEFGCTIDILEEFRSHMSPDSLSAVLNWIDKNLVTERMVLDIEEASARIVKLVGSVKTFTHMDQSHDKRATDLRDGIKNTLNIMEYKLRKGNVQLIENYDPSLPPVNIMIGEMNQVWTNLIDNALDAMLGRENSTLEIKTEKDGTCVKVSIIDNGPGIPENIVSRIFDPFFTTKEIGKGTGLGLDITTQIVKQHHGNIKVNSVPGRTQFAVSIPIH; encoded by the coding sequence ATGGTAAACATTTCCACCGAATGGCTACAATCAGTCGAGGCATTTAAGGACGTACCCGTCGTGCAACTGCAATGGCTGGCCGAAAACAGCGAACCTAAAACCCTTCACCCCGGGGAGTTCATGTTCAAACCAGATGATCCACTCAATGCTACCTACATTCTCCTGTCAGGAAAAATTCGCCTGTACTACCTGCAGAACAATGACCCTGTAGAAATACTCGTCATGGAAGCCGGTACCATCAGTGGTTATCTTCCCTTCTCCCGCGGTCTGAAAGCTACTATCTACAGCGAAGCGGTAGAGGAATCACAACTCATGGTATTCCCTATAGAGAAGATAGATGACATGATCCATACCCAGTTTGAACTCACCCAGGCACTGGTACATGTCATGACAAACAGGGTGAGGGATTATACTACCATGATGCGGCAGAACGAAAAGATGATGGCATTGGGTAAACTCTCCGCAGGCCTGGCCCACGAACTGAACAATCCCGCTGCTGCCATCGTAAGGGGCGCCTCCTCTTTAAGAAAGCACCTGCAACTGATGCCGGATACCTTCCAGGACATCATGGCCATACAGATGACGCCGGAGGATGTTACTTTCGTAAAAGAAAAAATGTTCGCCATCCTGAAATCTACCGACCGCCCCAAACTCTCCATGATGGAAAGAGGCGAAAAGGAAGATGCCATGGTAGACTGGCTGGATAACCACGATGTGGCCAATGCTATGGAAATGGCAGAAAACTTCGTGGAATTTGGTTGCACGATCGATATACTGGAAGAATTCAGATCGCATATGTCGCCGGATTCACTGTCTGCTGTACTCAACTGGATCGACAAGAACCTCGTGACCGAAAGAATGGTGCTGGATATCGAAGAAGCCTCCGCACGCATTGTAAAACTCGTGGGTTCTGTAAAGACCTTTACCCACATGGATCAATCCCATGATAAAAGAGCAACTGATCTCCGCGATGGTATCAAAAATACCCTCAACATCATGGAGTACAAACTTCGTAAAGGCAATGTGCAGCTCATAGAAAACTACGATCCCAGCCTCCCTCCAGTCAACATCATGATCGGGGAAATGAACCAGGTATGGACCAATCTGATCGATAATGCCCTGGATGCCATGCTGGGCAGAGAGAACAGCACGCTGGAAATAAAAACGGAGAAAGATGGCACCTGTGTAAAGGTCTCCATCATCGACAATGGCCCCGGTATTCCGGAGAATATCGTCTCCCGGATCTTCGATCCATTCTTTACTACCAAAGAAATTGGAAAAGGTACCGGCCTCGGTCTGGACATTACGACCCAGATCGTGAAGCAACATCATGGAAATATTAAAGTAAATTCAGTTCCCGGAAGGACACAATTCGCGGTGTCTATTCCAATCCATTAA
- a CDS encoding acyltransferase family protein, translating to MKDNQRLQSLDALRGFDMFWIMSGEHIIHALAKATKWGPVEWMSAQLNHTEWNGFTFYDMIFPLFLFIAGVTMPLSLQKKMEVAGVKYTYLLPGEEKRKLYMVMLKRALILVVLGFIVNGLLKFNGLENTRFPSVLGRIGLAWFFAGLISLNFSVKGQIYWLLGILLGYWALMMWVPVPGYGAGVLTMDGSLESYIDRVLVPGRLHDKVHDPEGVLSTLPAIGTALLGTLVGTFIQRGVQTPLRKGVMILGFGAVLVLLGYVWDFGFPINKRLWTSSFVLYAGGFSVMFLSAFYLIIDVWGFRKWAFPFVIIGTNSILIYMAAEGMVDFKYTAGFVFNGVIQYAPLLWQPVFAAVSVTFVQLCLLYVCYKNKLFLKI from the coding sequence ATGAAAGATAATCAACGATTGCAGTCATTAGATGCGCTACGCGGCTTTGATATGTTCTGGATCATGAGTGGTGAGCATATCATACATGCGCTGGCAAAGGCGACCAAATGGGGGCCGGTAGAATGGATGTCAGCACAGTTAAACCATACAGAATGGAATGGGTTCACGTTTTATGATATGATCTTCCCGCTGTTCCTGTTTATAGCGGGGGTAACAATGCCCTTGTCTTTGCAAAAGAAGATGGAGGTGGCGGGTGTGAAGTATACTTATTTATTACCGGGAGAGGAGAAGCGGAAATTGTATATGGTGATGCTGAAAAGGGCTTTGATCCTGGTGGTGCTGGGTTTTATTGTGAATGGATTATTGAAGTTTAACGGGCTGGAAAATACACGGTTCCCGAGTGTATTAGGCAGGATAGGTTTGGCGTGGTTCTTTGCCGGATTGATCAGCCTGAACTTTTCTGTAAAGGGGCAGATATATTGGCTGTTGGGCATCCTGCTGGGATATTGGGCATTGATGATGTGGGTGCCAGTACCTGGATATGGGGCAGGTGTGCTGACGATGGATGGATCACTGGAGTCTTATATTGACAGGGTGCTGGTGCCGGGCAGGTTGCATGATAAGGTACATGATCCGGAAGGGGTATTGTCTACATTGCCGGCTATTGGAACGGCGCTGTTGGGTACCCTGGTAGGAACGTTTATACAGAGAGGTGTGCAGACGCCGTTGCGGAAAGGGGTAATGATATTGGGTTTCGGAGCGGTGTTGGTGTTGTTGGGATATGTATGGGATTTTGGTTTCCCAATTAATAAGCGGCTGTGGACAAGTTCATTTGTGTTGTATGCGGGTGGATTTAGCGTCATGTTCTTATCTGCGTTTTATCTGATTATAGACGTGTGGGGATTCAGGAAATGGGCCTTTCCATTTGTGATTATTGGTACGAATTCAATCCTGATTTATATGGCGGCAGAGGGAATGGTGGATTTTAAGTATACCGCGGGGTTTGTGTTTAATGGGGTGATCCAGTATGCGCCTTTGTTGTGGCAGCCGGTGTTTGCGGCAGTGTCAGTTACATTCGTACAGTTATGCCTGTTATATGTTTGCTATAAGAACAAACTGTTCCTGAAGATCTAA